The following are encoded in a window of Poecile atricapillus isolate bPoeAtr1 chromosome 3, bPoeAtr1.hap1, whole genome shotgun sequence genomic DNA:
- the LOC131577244 gene encoding cytochrome c oxidase assembly factor 6 homolog, which translates to MAAPTMEERKACWGARDEFWQCLDSHGDDAAKCEKLRRAFEARCPQQWVKHFDKRRDFLKYKKKLETEGFHPPEAAGKS; encoded by the exons ATGGCGGCGCCGACGATGGAGGAGAGGAAGGCGTGCTGGGGGGCCCGGGACGAGTTCTGGCAGTGCCTGGACAGCCACGGGGATGACGCCGCCAAGTGCGAGAAGCTGCGCCGGGCCTTTGAGGCGCGCTGCCCTCAGCAGTGG GTTAAACACTTTGACAAAAGAAGAGACttcttaaaatataaaaagaagcTTGAAACAGAAGGGTTTCATCCtccagaagctgctggaaaGTCTTAG